CATAAAATCCTACAATTAGCATAAGAGAAGATTGAAATCCATAAAAAGTGTATGGTCTTCTAGACTCATGTCTATGTTATTTTGTATTGTCCAAGCTTCTATTTAAATCTATAATGTATTTACAGTCAAACAGGCAGCAGGTCTTAGCTAATAGGAATTTGGATATTCCACCTCTAACTTGTTGTTAAAGTTGAAAAATCCATGAAGCCCAATGAGTAAATAACAATGCAGTGGGTTAATCAGACCCGTGTTGTGGAATTCACTATCCTCGGTTTCCCTGGGCTTATGACAGCACCTGTTTTCTCATTCCTCATCTTGCTGATCATCTACATCTTCAACGTGGTTGGAAACACTCTTATCATTATAGTAACCAGGATGGACCCTCATCTCCACAAGCCCATGTACTTCTTCCTTGGTAATCTCTCTTTTGTGGACATCTCTTTTACTACAGTCACTTTACCCAAAATGTTGGCCATCTTCATCTCTCAGAAAAAGACCATCTCCTTTGCTGGGTGCATGACTCAGATGTATATTTTCTTAGCAGTTGGAGTCACTGAGTCTTTTCTCCTTGCAGTAATGTCTTATGATCGCTATGTTGCCGTTTGCAATCCTTTAAAGTATACGCTTATCATGAGGAGTGGACTCTGCATTCTTATGGTCTTGGGCTGTTGGCTTTGTGGCTTCCTCAGTGTTCTCCTCCCAGTTACTATAATCTCCAGGTTGCCCTTTTGCCAATCTCATGTCATCAACCATTTTTTCTGTGACATTTCACCTGTAATTCAGCTTTCTTGCAGTGATATTCATCACCTTGAGATGCTCATTTTCTTCACAGCAGCTATTGTCATCCTGGGACCATTTTCAGTCATCCTGATGTCCTATGTGTGCATCTTACTGAAAATTCTACATATCTCATCAGCCACCGGTAAGAAGAAGACTTTTTGCACATGTGCTTCACACCTCACTGCTGTTCTTATTTATTTTGGCACTATCATTTTCATGTACATCCGACCCAAGTCCAAAAGTAACCTGGATCTGGATAAACAAACATCTGTGTTTTATTCTGTTATAATCCCTATGCTAAACCCCCTGATTTACAGCTTCAGGAACATTGAAATAAAGAATGCTTTGAGGAAATTACTCAGAATAAAGCTTCTTTTCCCATCACTTTAATAGCCACTACTGTTGATTTTAGTTTCTGGATAAGAATGTATAATATTACCATTGAACTCACCTGCTACTATAGGTTTGTAATTAAAATAACTATTCTACCGAAAGCAAGAAGATGCCAAACAGATGCAAGTTTCAGAAGGGTTGCTCTCTATCTAGCCACAATGTTAAGTTACTTTATGTATCTAATTCGCTTGTTGCATGTATTTGGCACATTTGTGTGGCAAGGAGGACTCCCTGATAAAGTGCTAtcacacacgaaacgcgtaggagtgttaTACTCTCCGTTTTTTAAACGGTtactttaataaattgattttttttttattctcttgACCCTGCTCTCTGTTTTGCTGTGCGCTACACTACAAACTTTTGGATATCTCTGGACTTCATACCAGCTGCACTCTTGAGGAGACACTATTGGGGAGGATAAAGTGAGTACTTGAATGATTTCTATTCTGAGGACTATCCCAATGAGGAGGGCAGGGGTACAGTTTATGTACCACTCACCACCTTCAGGGAAACATTTGTTCTTCACCACAGAGAATCTCATCAGACCCACCACTGACTTTTATCTTTGATATAATTCTACCGTGGATTTATATGCCCCATATGTCTGTGTCTCCTGACCATCATACAATGATCATCATCATATTTTAGACCTAGTACTTGAGCACCTggagcactgacacacacacccttttgtTACCGGATAGTCTGCTTTTTGCTATGCCACTTCATAAAGTAGAGAATACTAGTTGTGGTGCCTAATATTTACCCATTTATTGGAGGAATGAAAAATAAATCATTCCGTAGCTGATAACCGCAAGTGAAGGAGCCAACCTATTTCTATGTCCTATATAGAACTGCAAGGGCTACAAAGTTAATCCTGAGTTTGTGATTACAAAACAGAGATCATTTATGGAGAAGTGAGTACAACCAGGTGCACGTCTGGggaagttatttatttataaaaaatgttttaccaggaagtaatacattgagagttaccgctcgttttcaagtatgtcctgggcacagagttatgatgaccaaTACATGGTCACAAAtactgtcagggtctcctagacctcctgcctaaccatagttcttctttgtccactgggtgtgctgctgccttctgtttcctctgggttcctctgtctgtctgtctgtcttcttgttgctcttctctctgtcttatagctctgcttcctgtttgtttcccttgcctttgttttgagtcagactcctattgcacatgcctctgtctttgatcctgatctgttcctgtattgattctgttcttagtaaaggcccttgctggtaatctggcttgtccctgtttgttccatagtctcagtccctgctccccggtctctgtccctgctcccagacctgttcctgcacccctgtcctgttccagtctccttgttgccgacctctgcttgttacccaacttcgctatctgccgcctgcctcggacccctgcttgttaacCGACTTCGccatctgccgcctgcctcggacctctgattATGACCcttactacgctcctgctgttccggccaccgagatcctactcgccacaggagtctcccgtgacaaatacatagttacattaagtgaaaagggttatacattatatacaaggcattgcatgcacagtaggagatcatatattataggcatatgtaaccgctacagaccagattaaaatgtgagacagcttcagttttgaaagaacatagacgggtggcggctgtgagagtctccagtagattgttccagttgtgacgtgcacggtaagagaaggaggagcggcaggatactttgttgaactttgagaccatgaacagtcttttggggttagatctcagaggataagtgctgcatgtggtaggggtgaggagcttgttcagatagaagggtagcttgcccagaaagtatttgagggcaaGACAGGAAatattaactttgcgcctagactcgttATGTCCCATTACAAAGCAAAGATAGTACTCCAGTTGACGTTAAGAAGTGAATTTATTTAACCAATGTTCCAGTCCCAAACTAGTTTGGTCATTTCCTCTTATCGCATTAATGGCTGTTATGGTCACAGTAACTTCCAAAGCCACAAAGAGAGGAAGATATGTAGTAAGAGGAAGTCTTAAAGactagggggggggagaaactttTTACACCATCTTTGTACAGCAAACATAAGTTACCCACGAGCAGAGGAGGAACTAGGTATTTTTGCGCCCGGGGCAAGTTCTACCAACTGGACCcccctattttatttttttagaaccaCGGTAACACACTTATGTAATTGTGAATCTTTAATATatcctatctctcac
The Ascaphus truei isolate aAscTru1 chromosome 13, aAscTru1.hap1, whole genome shotgun sequence DNA segment above includes these coding regions:
- the LOC142464561 gene encoding olfactory receptor 6M1-like, whose translation is MQWVNQTRVVEFTILGFPGLMTAPVFSFLILLIIYIFNVVGNTLIIIVTRMDPHLHKPMYFFLGNLSFVDISFTTVTLPKMLAIFISQKKTISFAGCMTQMYIFLAVGVTESFLLAVMSYDRYVAVCNPLKYTLIMRSGLCILMVLGCWLCGFLSVLLPVTIISRLPFCQSHVINHFFCDISPVIQLSCSDIHHLEMLIFFTAAIVILGPFSVILMSYVCILLKILHISSATGKKKTFCTCASHLTAVLIYFGTIIFMYIRPKSKSNLDLDKQTSVFYSVIIPMLNPLIYSFRNIEIKNALRKLLRIKLLFPSL